In Candidatus Vicinibacter proximus, the genomic stretch TAAGTACCAGGATTTTCGGGATGACCGGGTGATGTATTACTTTGATCTGTCTGCGGGCAAGGAACTTACCTTAAATATTCCATTGACGGCTTCTACTGCAGGGACATTTTCTTCACCAGAATTTTTCTGTGAAGCCATGTACGAGCCATCCGTTTTTGCAAGATATAAGCCAGGTAAAATGATCATAAAATCAATGAAGTAGGAGGAATGATCCTCAGAAGAATTGCCTGGATTTTAGCGGTGTGTTCGATCTTGTGGCTTGGATCCTTAATCAAGGCAAGTTATGCATTGGATCAATTTTGTTACTCCGCAGTGCTGCTGGATCGAAAGGAAGCCTTCCTATCTGCTAAAGTTGCATGCGATGGGCAGTGGCGATTTCCCATTACAAGGAAACTGCCGGAAACCTATAAACAATCCTTGATATTTTATGAGGATAAAAACTTTTACCGTCATCTGGGAATTGATCCAATTGCCTTGATAAGGGCGCTTTACCAAAATATTGAATATGGCAAGGTGATCTCCGGTGCGAGTACCATAAGCATGCAGTTGGCGAGATTATGTCTGAAGAATAAATCAAGAAATATTTTTACCAAGTTGGAAGAAATGTATCTGACCATTGGGTTTGAATTTTTATATTCCAAGGAAAAAATATTGCAACTCTATTCCGGATTAGCACCATTCGGATCGAATGTGGTAGGGTTGGAAACGGCCATCTGGAAATATTATCATAAACGACTGGTGGATCTGAGTTGGGCGGAGGCAGCTTTGTTTGCTGTACTACCTAATCAACCATCTATGCTTCACCTCTCTAAAAACAGAGAAAAACTGCTTGCCAAGAGAAACCGGTTGCTGAAGGATATGAATCATTCAAAAATGATTAGCAATGAAGTCTATGCTCTGTCCATCGAAGAACCATTGCCGGAAAAACCTCTAACTCTTCCAAGAAATGCTCCACATGCCCTGGAATACGCAATCAAATTGAATGGCGTGGCTTCGATTTTAAATTCCACCATCGATCTGAATTTGCAAAATGAAGTAATACGGATCAGTAGAAATCATCATCGGATTTTTAAATCCAATGAAATTCATAATCTGGCAGTTCTGGTTGTTGAAAATAAATCCGGGAATGTATTGTCATATTTGGGAAACAGCATGGATACAGGTGTGGTGCGAAATGCAGACGTGGACATGATTCATGCACCCAGAAGTTCTGGTTCTGTTCTAAAACCTTTGCTTTTAGCTGGGATGATGGATAAAGGATTATTGGGACCAGGTTCTTTAGTCCCCGATGTGCCCACCTTAATTAATGGATTTAGACCGGAAAACTTTTCCCGGCAATACTCAGGTGCCTCAAGTTGTCAGGAAGTCATCCAAAAATCCTTGAATGTTCCGAGCGTGCTGATGCTTAAAGAATATGGCATTCCAGTTTTTTTTGCAGACCTGAAAAGAATGGGATTTTCACATTTGTTCAGGCCGTGGGAGGATTATGGTCTGTCTTTAATTCTAGGGGGTGCAGAAGTCAGCATGTTTGATTTAGCCCGCGTTTATGCCTATTTAGCGCATACACTAAATGTGTTCCAGGATCAACAACAAAAGTATCCGGACTTTTCTGATTATCATTTGCAATTGTTCGGGAATACCGCTTCAGATAAAATTAAACTGAATTCAAGTCCTGAACTTTATTCTGCTGGCGTAATTCATCACATGTTTCAGAGCATGCGTTTACATGGTCTGAATCCGGAAGAATTTAATGTCCAGACCCGCAAAACCCTTGCGCCTATTGCCCTGAAGACAGGCACATCCTTTGGCTACAAAGATGCCTGGTGTGTGGGTGTGAATCCTGATTATACCGTAGTGGTTTGGATAGGCAATGCCAATGGAATGGCAAGGCCGGGTTTAATAGGGATTCAAACTGCTGCACCTTTGGTGCAGGAAATCATGCAATTGCTTCCGGCAGAAAGAGAGTGGACGATCCCTTATGACGATATGATAAATATGCCTGTCTGCAGTCAAAGTGGTTATTCGCCCGGATTGTATTGCCCTAAAATGGATTCGCAATATCTGCCTAAAGCATGTTCCGCTTTAAAATCCTGTACGTACCACCAAAAAATATTTTTGGATGCCTCTGCAAGTTTTAGGGTGTTTAAAGACTGCGCATCAGAAATTATAGATACTAACTGGTTTGTTTTACCTCCGGCTATGGAATACTTTTATGCATCCGCGCATCCGGAATTTCGACCACTGCCGCCGCTTAGGAGTGATTGTCTGGAAAAGGGAGGCGAACCATTCAGAACCCTTGCTTTTATTTATCCGAATAACAATGCGCAAATATTAACGCCCGTCGATTTGGATCTGCAGAAAAATCCGTTGATTTTTAAAGCCACCCACAGGGATCCGGGAGCAGAAATCATGTGGTTTATGGACAACACATTTTTAGCCAGCACAAACTATCCTTTTGAACTTACTTTTATTCCTCCTTTGGGAAGACATTTCTTCATGATTATGGATAAAGAGGGTCATTCTTCCGTCATCAAAGTGGATATATTAAAGTGAAAATTCCGGGCTTGCAGATATTTATATTATGGCCTGTTCTTGCCTGCAAAGGATGCATTTCCTAAAATTCCTTTAGCTTTGCCAAATTTTACAGATATAGAAAATTCTTATATGGCCAATAAATTGCTGATTGTCGAGTCCCCAGCCAAAGCAAGTACCATTGAAAAATTTCTCGGAAAGGAGTTTAAGGTTAAATCTTCCTATGGCCACATCCGAGACCTGGACAAAGGCCCAAAAGGGATTGATATCGAAAATAAATTCACCCCAAGTTATATCGTTTCTCCTGATAAGCATAAGGTTGTCAAGGAGTTAAAAGAATGGGTTGCAAAAGTAGATGAAGTTTGGCTCGCGACGGACGAGGACCGGGAAGGGGAAGCAATATCCTGGCATTTGTGTGAAGTTTTGGGTTTGAATCCAAAAGAGGTCAAGCGCATTGTCTTTCGGGAAATCACCAAAACAGCAATCCAGGATGCCATCAAGCATCCAAGGACAGTAGACCTCGATTTGGTGAATGCCCAACAAGCCAGAAGGGTCCTTGATCGACTGGTGGGGTTTGAGTTATCAGAGATTCTTTGGAGAAAAGTAAAAAATAAATTATCAGCTGGAAGGGTGCAATCGGTTGCAGTAAAGCTGGTAGTAGACAGAGAAAGAGAAATCCAGGATTTTAGTCAGGAAGCTTTCTTTAAAGTAGATGGCGTTTTTCAGGTAAAAAGTCCAAAAGAAGCCTTACTTAAAGCTACCCTTGACCATAAGTTTAAAACCGCACAGGAATCGGAAGAATTTTTGAAAATATGTAAAGATTCCACCTATAAGGTAGATGGGGTAGAAGTGAAACCGGTAAAGCGTTATCCGGCTCCACCATTCACCACTTCGACATTGCAACAAGAGGCAAGCAGGAAACTGGGGTTTAGTGTAAATAGAACCATGTCCACCGCACAACGATTGTATGAGTCAGGAAGTATAAGTTACATGAGAACCGATTCTACTTTCATCAGCCAAACAGCCTTGTCGGCTATGGCCATTGAAATTGAAAAACAATTTGGAAAAGAATACGTAAATACCAGACAGTACAAAACTAAAAATTCAAATGCTCAGGAAGCGCATGAGGCCATTAGACCTACTTACATGGATCTTCGTAACGCCGGAGAGACCAGCGACCAGCAAAAGTTGTATGAGCTTATCTGGAAACGCGCCATGGCCTCACAAATGTCTCCGGCTGAGTTGGAAAAGACTATTGTCCAACTTTCTGTCAGTAAGTCAACTGCCCACAAATTCGTAGCCGAAGGAGAGGTGTTGCTGTTTGATGGATTTTTAAAACTTTATCTGGAGTCTTCGGATGAAGAAGAAGATGGCCAGGAAGGAATGTTGCCGGCTGTGAAAGCAGGGGATGTTTTGCCTTACAACCAGATTACGGCTACAGAAAGATTTACCAGGGCACCGGCAAGATATACGGAAGCAAGTCTTGTTAAGAAACTGGAGGAATTAGGTATAGGTCGACCTTCTACCTATGCACCTACCATCAGTAAAATCATGGAGGAAGAAAGAGGTTATGTGGTCAAAGAATCCAGAGAAGGTGTGGTGAGAAATTTTAAAAAATTCAACCTTGCCAATGGAAAGATTGTGGCCACTACAGAATCTGAAAATACAGGAGCTACTAAAAATGTCTTGTATCCAACAGCCATTGGAATGGTAGTCTGCGATTACCTGGCTTCCCATTTCGGAGAAATCATGAACTACGGTTTTACCGCTGAAATAGAAAAGGATTTTGATGAAATAGCTGACGGAAAGCGTAACTGGGTGAAAATGATAGATGAATTCTACTGGCCTTTTCACAAGGATGTAGAAAAGGTGATGGCCGAAGGCGAAAGGGCTAGAGGGCGAAGAGATCTTGGCTCAGATCCGGTCTCAGGAAGGAAACTGATAGCTCAGTTAACTCGCTTTGGTCCGGTTGTACAGATCGGAGATGTAGAAGAATTGGACGAAAACGAAAAACCGCGTTATGCCAACCTGCGTCCGGGACAAAGTCTTGAAACCATTAGTTTTGAGGAAGCCATGGATCTTTTCAAATTGCCAAAAGATTTGGGCACTTTCCAGGATTTGCAGGTATCCGTTGGTGCTGGTAGGTTTGGTCCATATGTAAAGTTCGGCGAACAGTTTATCTCTATTCCCAAAGGTACCGACCCTTTAGGATTGAGTATGGAAGATGCCATCACCCTGATTCAGGGAAAACAAAAGGAAGATGCACCCATAGGACATTATAAGGAACTTCCGATCACCAAAGGGAAAGGGCGTTTCGGACCTTTCATTAAATGGAATGGAATGTTTATCAATGTGCCGAAAAGAATAAATCACGATACCCTGACATTAGAAGAGGCAATTCCATTGATTGACGCAAAAGAGGTAAAAGAATCCAACCGATTTATTCACAACTGGCCGGAAGATAAAATCAGTGTGGAGAACGGTCGTTGGGGACCTTACATTAAGTTTGGAAAAAAGCTTATCAACATTCCGAAGGTCAACGATCAGAAAGTAACCTCAGAAGTTGCAGCTACCATGACCAAGGAAGATTTTAAGAAAATTATTGAAGCCCAGGTTCCCGGTGCTTTTGACAAAAAGGTAAAGGCAAAACCAGCGGCAAAAGCAACTGTGAAAGCAAAGGCAAAAGCCCCCGCAAAAAAGAAATAGGAGTTAGTTTGGGTTAGTTAAATTTTATAGGGATTAATCATAAGCTAAACATCTTTAACCGCTGGATGACTGACCGATTTCCGCAACGCGGAATGAAGCACGACAGTGCTTCAAGGGAAGGAACCGCGAAAGCGGCTAGTAAGAGAATGAGAGAATGAGAAAATTTGAAAATTAGCTAATGGATGACTGAAAGATTTTCGCAAAGAGAAATGGCTTGCGACAGCAAGACAAGTGAGGAACAGCGAAAGCTGAATTTCTTTGACTTGGAATAGAAATTCTAATGCATAGAATGGGTATGTCAAGACAAAAAAGAACAATGAAACCAGGATGGAATTCAGGACAACTTTAGTGAATAACGGGGTCCGCAAAACTGGCTTCTCCCCAAATTTTTGACTTGGCCCTAAATAGATTTCAATACCACATCATATATATTTATCGAATGAGAAATTCAGATCGGCCTTTTTCATTTTAGCTAAAACTGATTTAAAAAGCGTTTAGAACAAAATACTGTTTGAGCTCGCCTGCAGATTTGCTAACAAATATGTGACAGTAAGGCCTAGAGCTATTGCTGCTGATTAAGGCAAGTTTATTTTGTTTAGCTTTTTAAGTTAGTTTTAGCGTCAAGAAATGAAAACAGCCTTGATTTTTTTTGGTTCTTTTTTGTGTCAAGACAAAAAAGAACAATGAAACCAGGATGGAATTCAGGACAACTTTAGTGAATAACGGGGTCCGCAAAACTGGCTTCTCCCCAAATTTTTGACTTGACCTTTTAGTTTCGGGGGTATTTATTTTATTTGGTTGCACAATTTGTTTCAGGCACTGACTATTCTGATGATGACCTCAGAAGCTTTTTGCATATCCTGAACACAGACCCATTCTTTCTTGGAGTGGATACCGTATTCTCCGGCAAATAAATTGGGACATGGCAAACCCATAAAGGAAAGCCGGCTGCCATCTGTTCCACCACGAATGTGACCTTTTATAAGTTTTAGTCCGGATGCTAGAATCGCATCTTCCGCCCTTTTGCATACTTCCGGATGCCGGTCCAGCACTTCCTTCATGTTTCGGTATTGTTCCTTACGGCTTATCTCAAAGTCTGAATTTGGAAAGGATTTCATCACTTGTTGACAAATGGAACTTAGTTCAGCAACATGGTCATCTAATTTGGCCGTCACAAAATCACGTATGATAAAATCAATTTCAGCATGCTCCAGATTGCCTTCGAGTCTGGTGGGATGGACAAATCCTTCATAGTCGTTAGTGGATTCAGGAGACATACGATTCTTAGGTAAAGCTGCAAGGATCTCACCTGCAATTTTTATGGCATTTTCCATCTTGCCTTTGGCATAGCCGGGATGTGTAGAGACTCCTTTTATTTTTATGGTACAGGCATCTGCCGAAAAGGTTTCATCCTCCAGACTTCCGATTGGTCCGCCATCCAGGGTATACCCAAAATCAGCACCCAGTTTTTGTTTGTTCACATGATCGACTCCATGTCCAATTTCCTCATCGGTGGTAAAGAAAATAACCATTTCTCCGTGTTCAATTTCTGGGTGATTCTTTAAAAACAATGCAGCTTCCATGATAGAGGTTACTCCAGCCTTGTCATCTGCTCCAAGCAGCGTATGGCCGGAAGCGGTGATTAAATCCAGTCCGATCTTTTGCAGGAGGTCAGGAAAATCATTCGGACTGATAATTACCGTGGGGTCGTCAGGCAAGACAATGTCCGCTCCGTTATATTTTTTATGGTGAATGGGTTTTACATCCGTTCCGCTGCAATCCGGAGCAGTATCTACGTGCGCGCAAAAAAATATTTTAGGCCGGGGTGTGGTTGTGTTGGCTGGGATTCGTGCATAAACGTACCCAAATTCATCCGTTTCCGCTTGGATTCCGGCAGTGCTTAACTCCTGAAACAACAATTGGGATAGATTTTTTTGTTTGGCACTCGATGGGCTGGTGGAGGATGCCGGATCTGCCTGTGTGTCTATCTTCGCATATCGGATAAACCGCTCAGCGGTGGTTTCAAAAGCTTGGTTGAAGTCCATGTTTTCAATTTTTGCCAAATATAGCTGCTGCATTTTTTATTTAAGAAACTTAATTATAAAGTTCTTGTTCTAAAAGCATGTGGCCCGACTTTATTCCTACCAATAAAATGTTGCTCCTTTATGATGGAAACTGTCCACTTTGCATAAGATCTGTAAGATTTCTGATGGCCAGAGACCATAAAGACAAACTTCGTTTTGCGAGTTTACAGGAAGCCCGGTTGAGGACATTTTTAGAAAGTGAAAACCTCCATACGATGGATACGCTGGTTGGCCTGCACCAAGGCAAGATTTATGTTTACAGCCGGGCGGTTGCAATGGCACTGAATGAAATAGGGGGATTGTGGAAGATAATGGGAAGGATGGTCCTCATTCTGCCCAAGGGTCTTGCCGATTGGGGATATCGCATGATTGCCAGGAATCGGTTAAGGATTTTTCGGAAGAATGCGCATTGTCAAATTCCGGATAAAAGCAATGAAAATAAATTTATCAGGTTTTCATAAAAACGGGAACTAAACCAGGCCAATTTGCAGTTATTGGGTTACTTGTAAAAGTATAAGGGGCTGACTGGAATCGACAGGAAATGTGATTGGTTAGTAAGCATGCCGTAGGATGATAGTACGCTACGTAAAAAACGATTATCAAACCACAAATGGCAATACAACTTTTGCCGTTGCAGCTTAATTCTAGGAATTAATTTGCTTCTGTGCAATGGAGCTGAAGTCTGATAAGCTCCTGTCGCGCATCAAACCTTTTCAGACTGGTCGCTTGCAAGTCCCGGGTAAGAGACAAGATTAAGGGAATACGCTTTGGAAAGGTGGTTTCTTAACCTACTCCTTCGCCGACAACCGAATAGGAAACTAAGCATGTAGAAAGTTAATGGGTTCTTTCTCTGGACCGGGGTTCGACTCCCCGCAGCTCCACAAAACTTATAAATTCGACTGCCGACTATTAGTCGGCATGGCGACCACGAGAAGAGTGCGTCGTTATGCAGACGCTCCGGTCAGCATGAAAATTCAGAAGCCTTTGAATTTTCATCCCCGCAGCTCCACAAAAATTAATTGAGGTGTCTGTTCCTATTTTAAAATCGGAATAGATTCACGGAATGGTTGCGTTTAACGCTACTTCCGTAGTTTTATTATTTCCAAAATGGATTTTGACTTCCTTAATTAATTGCTCCGTTTCATTTTTGCAATTACATTTTAAGGCCACGTTTTGGTTAAAACCACAAATGTGAACACTTAACCAGTTGAGGGGCAAATGTTATTTTGAATCTCCAGGCAGCACATGCAAATGTCCTTGTGTCTTGTCTTAGAAGGGCAATCAATCATTCTTGACTCTTCAAATATTCAACAACATGAGCAGGTTTCCCGTTTTCTTTTTGCAGTGCCTTGGTTTTATGCTTTTAAATTCAAGTTTAAGTTTTAGCCAGTGCGTTCCTCCTTCAGCCGATAATTGTAATGAAGCCAATGTTCTCTGTTCTCTCGATGAAGTAAATGGCTACAGTTGCAGAAATCCCTCTTATTCTAATCCTACCGGCTGCTCTCCTTTGTGTCCATCTGGTGGAACATCCTATAATGCGAGCTGGTGGGCGTTTGTTTGTGATGGAGGACCGCTTACCATTACCATAACACTGAGCAACTGTTCAGTAAATGGAACGGGTGTACAGATGGGTATCTGGGGAGATTGCGCATGTGGAGAATCTATAGTCTGTAATTCTGATTGCAACGGCCCTGGTACATACACCCTAACCGGCAATTTGAAGCGATGCAAAACTTACTACTTATTTGTTGATGGTTGCTCAGGGGATGTTTGTGATTTTACTTTGACAACGTCTGTTGGGGCTGCTCCAAAGTTGCCACCATTAGGAAATATTATGGGTCTTCGTGATGTCTGTGTTGGGGCTTGCAATGTTAAATATTCAGTTCCAATGGGTAGTTGCATCTCGGGATATACTTGGACCATAGATGGTGTAGAAATCGAACAGGAACTAAATGAAATTACCCTAGATTTTCCAGATGAAGGCGATTTTACACTTTGCGCAAATTCCTACATCGGCAATCCTCAATC encodes the following:
- the pbpC gene encoding penicillin-binding protein 1C, whose amino-acid sequence is MILRRIAWILAVCSILWLGSLIKASYALDQFCYSAVLLDRKEAFLSAKVACDGQWRFPITRKLPETYKQSLIFYEDKNFYRHLGIDPIALIRALYQNIEYGKVISGASTISMQLARLCLKNKSRNIFTKLEEMYLTIGFEFLYSKEKILQLYSGLAPFGSNVVGLETAIWKYYHKRLVDLSWAEAALFAVLPNQPSMLHLSKNREKLLAKRNRLLKDMNHSKMISNEVYALSIEEPLPEKPLTLPRNAPHALEYAIKLNGVASILNSTIDLNLQNEVIRISRNHHRIFKSNEIHNLAVLVVENKSGNVLSYLGNSMDTGVVRNADVDMIHAPRSSGSVLKPLLLAGMMDKGLLGPGSLVPDVPTLINGFRPENFSRQYSGASSCQEVIQKSLNVPSVLMLKEYGIPVFFADLKRMGFSHLFRPWEDYGLSLILGGAEVSMFDLARVYAYLAHTLNVFQDQQQKYPDFSDYHLQLFGNTASDKIKLNSSPELYSAGVIHHMFQSMRLHGLNPEEFNVQTRKTLAPIALKTGTSFGYKDAWCVGVNPDYTVVVWIGNANGMARPGLIGIQTAAPLVQEIMQLLPAEREWTIPYDDMINMPVCSQSGYSPGLYCPKMDSQYLPKACSALKSCTYHQKIFLDASASFRVFKDCASEIIDTNWFVLPPAMEYFYASAHPEFRPLPPLRSDCLEKGGEPFRTLAFIYPNNNAQILTPVDLDLQKNPLIFKATHRDPGAEIMWFMDNTFLASTNYPFELTFIPPLGRHFFMIMDKEGHSSVIKVDILK
- the topA gene encoding type I DNA topoisomerase: MANKLLIVESPAKASTIEKFLGKEFKVKSSYGHIRDLDKGPKGIDIENKFTPSYIVSPDKHKVVKELKEWVAKVDEVWLATDEDREGEAISWHLCEVLGLNPKEVKRIVFREITKTAIQDAIKHPRTVDLDLVNAQQARRVLDRLVGFELSEILWRKVKNKLSAGRVQSVAVKLVVDREREIQDFSQEAFFKVDGVFQVKSPKEALLKATLDHKFKTAQESEEFLKICKDSTYKVDGVEVKPVKRYPAPPFTTSTLQQEASRKLGFSVNRTMSTAQRLYESGSISYMRTDSTFISQTALSAMAIEIEKQFGKEYVNTRQYKTKNSNAQEAHEAIRPTYMDLRNAGETSDQQKLYELIWKRAMASQMSPAELEKTIVQLSVSKSTAHKFVAEGEVLLFDGFLKLYLESSDEEEDGQEGMLPAVKAGDVLPYNQITATERFTRAPARYTEASLVKKLEELGIGRPSTYAPTISKIMEEERGYVVKESREGVVRNFKKFNLANGKIVATTESENTGATKNVLYPTAIGMVVCDYLASHFGEIMNYGFTAEIEKDFDEIADGKRNWVKMIDEFYWPFHKDVEKVMAEGERARGRRDLGSDPVSGRKLIAQLTRFGPVVQIGDVEELDENEKPRYANLRPGQSLETISFEEAMDLFKLPKDLGTFQDLQVSVGAGRFGPYVKFGEQFISIPKGTDPLGLSMEDAITLIQGKQKEDAPIGHYKELPITKGKGRFGPFIKWNGMFINVPKRINHDTLTLEEAIPLIDAKEVKESNRFIHNWPEDKISVENGRWGPYIKFGKKLINIPKVNDQKVTSEVAATMTKEDFKKIIEAQVPGAFDKKVKAKPAAKATVKAKAKAPAKKK
- the pepT gene encoding peptidase T, translated to MDFNQAFETTAERFIRYAKIDTQADPASSTSPSSAKQKNLSQLLFQELSTAGIQAETDEFGYVYARIPANTTTPRPKIFFCAHVDTAPDCSGTDVKPIHHKKYNGADIVLPDDPTVIISPNDFPDLLQKIGLDLITASGHTLLGADDKAGVTSIMEAALFLKNHPEIEHGEMVIFFTTDEEIGHGVDHVNKQKLGADFGYTLDGGPIGSLEDETFSADACTIKIKGVSTHPGYAKGKMENAIKIAGEILAALPKNRMSPESTNDYEGFVHPTRLEGNLEHAEIDFIIRDFVTAKLDDHVAELSSICQQVMKSFPNSDFEISRKEQYRNMKEVLDRHPEVCKRAEDAILASGLKLIKGHIRGGTDGSRLSFMGLPCPNLFAGEYGIHSKKEWVCVQDMQKASEVIIRIVSA
- a CDS encoding DUF393 domain-containing protein, with the translated sequence MWPDFIPTNKMLLLYDGNCPLCIRSVRFLMARDHKDKLRFASLQEARLRTFLESENLHTMDTLVGLHQGKIYVYSRAVAMALNEIGGLWKIMGRMVLILPKGLADWGYRMIARNRLRIFRKNAHCQIPDKSNENKFIRFS